In Aureibaculum algae, the following are encoded in one genomic region:
- a CDS encoding hybrid sensor histidine kinase/response regulator transcription factor, which produces MKLRYTIFFVFIAFFVELYAQNPIYFEHINSSKGLSQNDVNCIYQDEKGYMWFGTHDGLNKYDGYDFTVYQPGMGNENSISSNLIFAIDGDKQGNLWVGTTGGGLNYFDRVTEKFTVFKNIEEDDTSLDSNHIISVLLDKNNRLWVGTKIGLNVANLNVGVTNLKFKRLTLEKILPESDVNNDITSLFEDADENIWVSSYLGVYKISKDSYEIEKKNNQFNLPNFNFQSIAQDAYGRFVVTSGNGVFIQQKTGESFEMVKILSGIYNELEFDNNNQIWVGSNKGLVLLDNSDKNRLPKWIDHLKNESANTKSISKNIISSIFKDQTGIMWVGTNGGGINKYDPQRKNFRHIKKTTDPNSLSYDKIRSIFEDSNGTLWIGTEGGGLNYIIKENDDGTYKNFQKFESISKTFTISEVLLNNKKTLLFGGESAPVLYQLDISDPKKIDEKNIKPIADVKSSVFSILKDHKKNFWIGTYDNGVYRYVFDVNSNSYKKNIYYHNKNNPNSIANDIIRNIYEDSHGNIWFATGNGLSKLDASQTDKEEPVFQSCRNILGDSSSINHNYILSIYESNKGTLWIGTFGGGLSKVIDDKKGENIKFKNYSEKDGLPNNVIKGILEDGQGNLWLSSNKGLTKFNPENESFKNYDVNDGLQSEEFQELACWKRKDGEMLFGGVNGFNAFYPDEIKDNTFPSETVVTNFSIFNKPVKIGEKIARRVILDKSIDEISKIRIDYKDNSFSFEFAGLHYAAPLKNKYAYKLEGFDKDWIYTNSTKRFATYTNLQPGSYTLMAKASNNDGIWDDTPSKIELTIIPPWWRTIVAYISYGLLAIAMLLAFRRFTIIRTTEKHQLQLDHLEKEKREELQQLKLEFFTNISHEFRTPLTLIKGPLKYLQKNIDSLDKETIKEQYGLMEKNTESLMRLINQLLDFRKLNQGKMKLVVRNGNIISFIKEVGETFQFLAHKNDINFTINSEENVISSWFDHDAIEKIMNNLLSNAFKFTPNNGSVIATISKEVGANNGMDSVVVSVKDSGPGIPKAKEHHIFERFYVEKNYEKQNKTGSGIGLSFTKSLVELHQGSIEVFSSPEQGTTFTFKLPTEKNAYLKKPDITCKEENDSDYLIRTSEAELFAVDMNDDILDQDLTKTKSKLPALLVVDDNPDIRSFIKQVLSKDYSVYEANNGKVGLEIANKIVPNIILTDLLMPVMDGEEFCLKLKTTKETSHIPVIMLTAKASQESEINSLKIGADGYVRKPFDIEILELKIKNIIKQRDELRRRFSRDITLQPKEVTVTSVDEKFLQHAIEIVEKNMMNTEFNVEMLVKEMGHSRSNLYLKFKELTGLSSSEFIRNIKLKRAVQLFESSDLLVKEIMYQTGFNTASYFAKCFKKQFGVIPSEYVKQKE; this is translated from the coding sequence ATGAAACTACGATATACTATTTTTTTTGTTTTTATTGCATTTTTTGTTGAATTGTACGCACAAAACCCAATTTATTTTGAGCATATCAATTCTTCAAAAGGGCTTTCACAAAATGATGTAAATTGTATTTATCAAGATGAGAAAGGCTATATGTGGTTCGGTACTCATGACGGTTTAAACAAATATGATGGCTATGATTTTACGGTTTACCAACCCGGAATGGGTAATGAAAACAGCATCAGTAGTAATCTAATTTTTGCCATTGATGGCGACAAACAGGGTAATCTATGGGTTGGCACTACAGGTGGTGGACTGAACTATTTTGACAGAGTTACAGAAAAGTTTACTGTTTTTAAAAATATAGAAGAAGACGATACAAGTTTAGACAGTAATCATATTATTTCAGTTTTATTAGATAAAAATAATAGACTTTGGGTTGGAACAAAAATAGGGTTAAATGTTGCCAATCTCAATGTAGGTGTTACGAATCTCAAATTTAAAAGACTAACACTGGAGAAAATTCTTCCTGAAAGTGATGTCAACAACGATATTACGAGTTTGTTTGAAGATGCTGACGAAAATATATGGGTAAGTTCTTATTTAGGTGTTTATAAAATAAGTAAAGACTCTTATGAAATTGAAAAGAAGAATAACCAATTCAACTTGCCAAATTTTAATTTTCAATCTATTGCCCAAGATGCTTATGGTAGATTTGTGGTTACATCTGGTAATGGTGTTTTTATCCAGCAAAAAACCGGTGAATCATTTGAAATGGTTAAAATTTTAAGTGGAATATATAATGAACTCGAATTTGATAATAATAATCAAATTTGGGTAGGTTCTAATAAAGGGTTGGTTTTATTAGATAACTCCGATAAAAATAGGTTGCCGAAATGGATAGATCATTTAAAAAACGAATCGGCCAACACAAAGAGTATTAGCAAGAATATTATTAGTTCCATATTTAAAGATCAAACGGGGATTATGTGGGTTGGTACCAACGGTGGTGGTATTAATAAGTACGATCCGCAGCGAAAGAATTTTAGGCACATTAAAAAAACAACAGACCCTAATAGTTTGAGTTATGATAAAATTCGATCCATATTTGAAGATAGTAATGGTACTTTATGGATTGGTACAGAAGGAGGTGGGTTAAATTACATCATCAAAGAGAATGATGACGGAACCTATAAAAATTTTCAGAAATTCGAAAGTATTTCTAAAACATTTACTATATCTGAAGTTTTATTAAATAATAAAAAAACATTGCTTTTTGGAGGAGAATCTGCTCCTGTTTTATATCAATTGGATATTTCAGATCCCAAAAAAATTGACGAAAAAAATATCAAACCCATTGCTGATGTAAAAAGCAGTGTCTTTTCTATTTTAAAAGATCATAAAAAAAACTTTTGGATTGGTACTTATGATAATGGTGTTTATCGATATGTGTTTGATGTAAATTCAAATTCGTATAAAAAAAACATATATTATCATAATAAAAATAACCCAAATTCTATTGCCAACGATATTATCAGAAATATTTATGAAGATAGTCATGGTAATATTTGGTTTGCTACAGGTAACGGTTTATCTAAATTAGATGCTAGTCAAACCGATAAAGAGGAGCCTGTTTTTCAGAGCTGCCGAAATATTTTAGGAGATAGTTCGAGCATAAATCACAATTACATTTTAAGCATATATGAAAGCAATAAAGGTACTCTTTGGATTGGCACCTTTGGTGGAGGTCTTAGTAAAGTTATAGATGACAAAAAGGGCGAAAATATAAAATTTAAAAATTACTCTGAAAAAGATGGATTGCCAAACAATGTTATAAAAGGAATTTTAGAAGATGGTCAAGGTAACCTTTGGTTGTCAAGCAATAAGGGTTTAACGAAGTTTAACCCAGAAAATGAATCGTTTAAAAATTATGATGTAAATGATGGTTTACAAAGTGAAGAGTTTCAAGAATTAGCTTGCTGGAAAAGAAAAGATGGCGAAATGTTATTCGGTGGAGTTAACGGATTCAATGCCTTTTATCCTGATGAGATTAAAGACAATACTTTTCCGTCAGAAACTGTAGTTACCAACTTTTCTATATTTAACAAGCCAGTTAAAATTGGTGAAAAAATAGCTAGAAGAGTTATTTTAGATAAGTCAATAGACGAAATAAGTAAAATAAGAATAGATTATAAAGACAACAGTTTCTCTTTCGAGTTTGCGGGTTTACATTATGCAGCACCACTTAAAAATAAATATGCCTATAAGTTAGAAGGCTTTGATAAGGATTGGATTTACACCAACTCCACCAAGCGTTTTGCTACATATACCAACTTACAACCCGGCTCATACACTTTAATGGCAAAAGCATCGAACAATGATGGTATTTGGGACGATACTCCTTCTAAAATTGAGTTAACAATAATCCCACCTTGGTGGAGAACTATTGTTGCCTATATTAGTTATGGTTTGTTAGCCATTGCCATGCTTTTAGCATTTAGAAGGTTTACCATTATTCGAACAACCGAAAAACACCAATTACAACTAGATCATCTAGAAAAAGAGAAAAGAGAAGAGTTACAACAACTAAAATTAGAATTTTTCACCAATATATCTCATGAATTTAGAACACCTTTGACATTGATTAAAGGCCCTTTAAAATATTTACAAAAAAATATTGATAGTCTTGACAAAGAAACTATTAAAGAGCAGTATGGATTAATGGAAAAAAATACAGAATCTTTAATGCGTTTAATTAATCAGTTACTTGATTTTAGAAAGTTGAATCAAGGAAAAATGAAATTAGTAGTTAGAAATGGTAATATCATTTCTTTTATTAAAGAAGTTGGTGAAACTTTTCAATTTCTTGCACATAAAAATGACATTAACTTTACTATAAATTCAGAAGAAAATGTGATTTCATCCTGGTTTGATCATGATGCAATTGAAAAAATAATGAATAACTTATTGTCAAATGCATTTAAATTTACGCCAAATAACGGTTCTGTCATCGCTACTATCTCTAAAGAAGTTGGTGCAAATAATGGTATGGATTCTGTTGTTGTTAGTGTGAAAGACTCAGGTCCAGGGATTCCTAAAGCTAAAGAGCATCATATTTTTGAAAGATTTTATGTAGAAAAAAATTATGAAAAACAAAATAAAACAGGAAGTGGTATTGGGTTATCTTTTACCAAAAGCTTGGTTGAGTTACACCAAGGTTCTATAGAAGTGTTTAGCAGTCCAGAACAAGGTACAACATTTACCTTTAAATTACCTACTGAGAAAAATGCGTATTTAAAAAAACCGGATATTACATGCAAAGAAGAGAATGATTCTGATTATTTAATTAGAACTTCAGAGGCGGAATTGTTTGCTGTTGATATGAATGATGATATTTTAGATCAGGACTTGACCAAAACAAAATCAAAATTACCAGCATTATTGGTGGTTGATGATAACCCGGATATTAGGTCTTTTATTAAGCAAGTTTTAAGTAAAGATTATAGTGTTTATGAAGCTAACAATGGTAAGGTAGGTTTAGAAATTGCAAATAAAATTGTACCAAACATTATTTTAACAGATCTTTTAATGCCCGTTATGGATGGTGAAGAGTTTTGTTTAAAGTTAAAAACTACGAAGGAAACTAGCCATATTCCAGTAATTATGCTTACTGCAAAAGCCTCACAAGAAAGCGAGATTAATAGTCTAAAAATTGGCGCTGACGGTTATGTGAGAAAGCCTTTTGATATTGAAATATTAGAGCTGAAAATTAAAAATATTATAAAGCAAAGAGATGAGCTGCGAAGAAGATTTAGCAGAGATATTACTTTGCAACCAAAGGAAGTTACCGTTACTTCTGTTGATGAAAAATTTTTGCAACACGCCATAGAAATTGTTGAGAAAAACATGATGAATACGGAGTTTAATGTAGAAATGTTGGTTAAAGAAATGGGGCATAGCCGAAGTAATTTATATTTAAAATTTAAAGAATTAACAGGATTGTCTTCTAGCGAATTTATTCGAAATATTAAGTTGAAAAGAGCAGTGCAATTATTTGAATCGAGCGATTTATTGGTAAAAGAAATTATGTATCAAACGGGTTTTAATACCGCCTCTTACTTTGCAAAATGCTTTAAAAAACAATTTGGGGTTATCCCAAGTGAATATGTCAAACAAAAAGAGTGA
- a CDS encoding LamG domain-containing protein produces the protein MQINKLLFLVFVLAFLTTYAQPPKPPLGQRWILNEQFSDEFNGMQLDQNKWFNYHPTWAGRVPGIFLPSQVKVADGYLQLKGGKMKKDSVIIAKNGTKRVFNIASAAVVSKTMDASFGYYECKFKAAKTTMSTTFWLSTRKHFSGSKNCNDTYGLELDIQECIGREGDFDGKWFAKGMHSNSHFWYTDCEGENNDFRAKEVRFEDENLASEDFNIYGGWWKDASNASFYYNNSEPQHMEFYKEIKEKPFDQKMGLNLVSETYPFPWISLPNDNELEDDNKNTAYYDWVRAYILVAANDSTKTSKNNTPKLEIYEESILIEENSISFKNDKQLEFLYTSKTNEDYLLEFIITNTNNKIIAKTNSKAYTGYTYNSQIIPLKSNLKTSKKYFLTALLKHINNHKTIAKQTIIIK, from the coding sequence ATGCAAATTAACAAGCTACTATTTTTAGTTTTTGTACTTGCTTTTTTAACTACATATGCACAGCCGCCAAAACCTCCTTTAGGGCAACGCTGGATTTTAAATGAACAGTTTTCAGATGAATTTAATGGCATGCAATTAGATCAGAATAAATGGTTTAACTATCATCCTACTTGGGCCGGTAGAGTGCCGGGAATATTTTTACCTTCTCAAGTAAAAGTTGCCGATGGTTATTTACAACTCAAAGGTGGCAAAATGAAAAAAGACAGCGTGATAATTGCAAAAAATGGAACAAAAAGAGTTTTTAATATTGCCTCTGCGGCCGTAGTTTCCAAAACAATGGACGCCAGTTTTGGTTACTACGAATGTAAATTCAAAGCTGCAAAAACTACTATGTCAACAACCTTTTGGTTATCTACAAGAAAACATTTTTCTGGTTCTAAAAATTGTAATGACACCTATGGATTAGAACTCGATATACAAGAATGCATTGGTCGTGAGGGAGATTTTGACGGAAAATGGTTTGCTAAAGGAATGCACTCTAATTCCCATTTTTGGTATACCGATTGTGAAGGGGAAAATAATGACTTCCGTGCAAAAGAGGTTCGATTTGAGGATGAAAATTTAGCTTCTGAAGATTTTAACATATATGGAGGTTGGTGGAAAGATGCAAGTAACGCTAGTTTTTACTATAACAATAGTGAACCACAACACATGGAGTTTTACAAAGAAATTAAAGAGAAACCATTCGATCAAAAAATGGGTTTAAATTTAGTATCCGAAACTTACCCGTTCCCATGGATTAGTTTACCTAACGATAATGAACTAGAAGATGACAATAAGAATACCGCATATTATGATTGGGTTCGTGCCTACATTTTAGTTGCGGCAAACGATTCAACAAAAACTTCTAAAAACAATACTCCAAAATTAGAAATTTATGAGGAATCTATTCTGATAGAAGAAAATTCTATTTCTTTTAAGAACGATAAACAATTGGAATTTTTATACACTTCAAAAACCAATGAAGATTATCTATTAGAATTTATCATAACAAATACAAACAACAAGATTATTGCCAAAACAAATAGTAAGGCTTACACAGGTTACACGTATAATTCACAAATAATACCTTTGAAAAGTAACTTAAAGACATCTAAAAAGTATTTTTTAACAGCTTTACTTAAGCATATAAATAACCACAAAACCATTGCAAAACAAACCATTATCATAAAATAG
- a CDS encoding glycoside hydrolase family 117 protein translates to MKKVFLVTLLCVSSFFSQAQKPNNQEKSFPFILPKEKPNQKLSAALERNYDAYLAPRPQDNELYSQFKYTELKGFDYHNHDGTISRRDPSKVIFANGKYYVWYTYRHTPTPPQGAEKSSGTIPSSDWDLAEIWYATSTDGFTWEEQGVAVPRPPKPNVGWRSVTTTDILEWKGKYYLYYQGFMEASGKRGDDCPVAVSYADSPDGPWTPYNKIVIPNGSEGEWDQYSIHDPYPLVYKGKIYLYYKSDFDGKPDLVRMQGLAVADNPLGPFTKNPTNPVINSGHETTLFPFKEGIAALVIRDGNEHHTIQYAKDGVNFEIAAITELMPNAGGPFIPDAFTNTKNGRGITWGISHFTNATTWDKNHAVLARFDCDLSQDIHDEFMKNTNIQNKPEYYYGQGLNKKQLERIQSDNKKIIQK, encoded by the coding sequence ATGAAAAAAGTATTCCTTGTAACTTTATTATGTGTTAGCTCATTTTTTAGCCAAGCACAAAAGCCTAATAATCAAGAAAAAAGCTTCCCTTTTATTCTTCCTAAAGAAAAGCCAAATCAAAAACTTAGTGCTGCATTAGAGCGTAATTATGATGCTTATTTAGCTCCAAGACCACAAGACAACGAGTTGTATTCTCAATTTAAATATACCGAATTGAAAGGATTTGATTATCATAATCATGATGGTACAATTTCTCGTCGAGATCCTTCTAAAGTGATTTTTGCCAACGGAAAATACTATGTTTGGTATACATATCGGCACACGCCTACACCACCTCAAGGTGCAGAAAAAAGTAGCGGAACTATTCCTTCTAGTGACTGGGATTTAGCAGAAATTTGGTATGCAACTAGTACAGATGGGTTTACTTGGGAAGAACAAGGAGTTGCCGTACCAAGACCACCAAAACCAAATGTGGGTTGGCGCTCTGTTACAACCACCGATATTTTAGAGTGGAAAGGAAAATATTATTTGTATTATCAAGGCTTTATGGAAGCAAGTGGAAAACGCGGCGACGATTGCCCGGTTGCGGTTTCTTATGCAGATTCTCCAGATGGCCCTTGGACTCCATATAACAAAATTGTAATACCCAATGGTTCAGAAGGTGAATGGGATCAATATTCTATTCATGACCCATATCCTTTGGTGTACAAAGGAAAGATCTATTTGTACTATAAATCTGATTTTGATGGCAAACCTGATTTAGTTCGTATGCAAGGTTTAGCTGTAGCGGATAATCCTCTAGGTCCGTTTACAAAAAATCCTACAAATCCTGTGATTAATTCTGGTCATGAAACAACTTTATTTCCTTTTAAAGAAGGAATTGCAGCTTTAGTAATTCGAGATGGCAACGAACATCATACCATACAATATGCTAAAGACGGCGTTAACTTTGAAATTGCTGCAATTACTGAATTAATGCCAAACGCTGGCGGCCCTTTTATTCCAGATGCCTTTACAAATACAAAAAATGGTCGTGGTATTACATGGGGAATTTCTCATTTTACCAACGCAACAACATGGGATAAAAATCATGCCGTCTTAGCAAGATTTGATTGTGATTTGAGTCAAGATATTCATGATGAATTTATGAAAAATACGAATATCCAAAATAAACCCGAGTATTATTACGGCCAAGGATTAAATAAAAAACAATTAGAGAGGATTCAATCAGATAATAAAAAAATAATTCAAAAATAA
- a CDS encoding tetratricopeptide repeat protein, giving the protein MGNKIFSLPIILFIFFFVVFNVGRAQDIIPPDSLFEKAEFYKFQKLDSAVYFYNKSIEFQMQKKDTSASIMGLRELSFLYSHNVDYGKSYDGYWSALLLADKSKDSISLGLLYQDLGWLYGYYKRDSAAKKYFNQSILIHKKMKASPLENYKNLRSNYFSLAVFYRDNEDFEMAKKYLDSTNQMQTFITEEIGYYAEGELAYIDHKEGRSVLAIERLRSCEYFFKETNKSYLVIIYFLLGEVYRETNSFKESEASFEESLRLCNIYHSHSNYLPRIYTSLSKLYYANNRYKEAFFSLEKAHNLNDKIFGSRSDNNQHLLEIKDDYRVEKQKQEALVKEQRLAELEHEDRVWLLKSILLSVTILFILFYAILFTRNLRLKHRSEKEVLRKKQELDQQRQNETLEIKNKQLAASALQLIEKEEFLESLKGKLAKQEDKIDTRVIERMISSVQRNPSSSWKEFEVRFTNINQSFYKNLKEKFPKLTQADQKLCALVKLNFSSKEMSSILGISIESVHTSRYRLRKKLDLDRKDSLTEFINNL; this is encoded by the coding sequence ATGGGAAATAAAATATTTTCTTTACCGATAATATTATTTATATTTTTCTTTGTTGTTTTTAATGTTGGGAGAGCTCAAGATATTATACCTCCTGATAGTCTATTTGAAAAAGCAGAATTCTATAAATTTCAGAAGCTAGATAGTGCCGTTTATTTTTATAATAAAAGTATCGAGTTTCAAATGCAAAAAAAAGACACTTCTGCTTCTATTATGGGTTTACGTGAATTGTCATTTTTATATTCTCATAATGTGGATTATGGAAAGTCTTATGATGGCTACTGGAGTGCATTATTATTAGCAGATAAATCAAAAGATTCTATTTCGTTAGGGTTATTATACCAAGACTTGGGATGGCTCTATGGTTATTATAAAAGAGATAGTGCTGCTAAAAAGTATTTTAATCAATCTATTTTGATTCATAAAAAAATGAAAGCATCTCCTTTGGAGAATTATAAAAATCTTAGAAGTAATTATTTTTCATTAGCTGTTTTTTATAGAGATAATGAAGATTTTGAAATGGCTAAAAAGTATTTGGATAGTACCAATCAGATGCAAACCTTTATTACAGAAGAAATAGGGTATTATGCTGAAGGAGAATTAGCTTATATAGATCATAAAGAAGGGAGGAGTGTTTTGGCAATAGAAAGGCTAAGATCTTGTGAATATTTTTTCAAAGAAACCAATAAATCGTATTTAGTAATTATTTATTTTCTACTTGGAGAGGTTTATCGTGAAACCAATAGTTTTAAAGAAAGCGAAGCGTCTTTTGAAGAATCGCTACGATTATGTAATATTTATCATAGTCATAGTAATTATTTGCCGAGAATTTATACTTCATTATCAAAATTGTACTATGCTAATAATAGGTACAAAGAAGCTTTTTTTAGTCTGGAGAAAGCACATAATTTAAATGATAAAATATTCGGAAGTAGAAGTGATAACAACCAACATTTGTTAGAAATAAAGGATGATTATCGCGTTGAAAAACAAAAACAGGAAGCGCTTGTAAAAGAACAGCGCTTAGCAGAATTAGAGCATGAGGATAGGGTTTGGTTACTTAAATCTATTTTATTATCTGTTACTATACTATTCATTTTATTTTATGCGATACTTTTTACGAGAAACCTAAGATTAAAACATCGGAGCGAAAAAGAAGTTTTAAGAAAGAAGCAAGAGCTAGACCAACAAAGGCAAAATGAGACCTTAGAGATAAAAAATAAGCAGCTGGCAGCCTCTGCGCTTCAATTAATTGAAAAGGAAGAATTTTTAGAATCTTTAAAAGGAAAATTAGCCAAACAAGAAGATAAGATCGATACTCGTGTCATAGAAAGAATGATTAGTAGCGTTCAAAGAAATCCATCGAGTAGCTGGAAAGAATTTGAAGTAAGGTTTACTAATATTAATCAGAGTTTTTATAAAAATTTAAAAGAAAAATTCCCAAAATTGACCCAAGCTGATCAAAAATTATGTGCTTTAGTGAAACTGAATTTTTCGAGTAAAGAAATGTCTTCCATATTAGGAATAAGCATAGAAAGTGTGCATACTTCGAGATATCGTTTACGAAAAAAACTAGATTTAGATAGAAAAGATAGCTTAACGGAGTTTATTAACAATCTCTAG
- a CDS encoding agarase, whose amino-acid sequence MGNLNIKLGTNIKLAKTKLLFFLFFIGISNYAQEVSVDIHLNVLHTIGTNSTFERSKFITIHANQLEKDWDGDNFTPDLRNDFLNGYDVYLGRDTGGITWILNNVEEDPTRLGFADPTDIASRGENSRNSFASQSKLHSYENRKNLVIAAQLHPFWTGESQKATTKGWKIASPTATGEYMGRYFNEFHGQNGQKQPAWVEVINEPAYEALGGKKDYTHSLQEIADFHVEVADAIRAQNSNLKIGGYTAAFPDFETGDFQRWMNRDKLFVDVAGEKMDFWSWHLYDFPAIGGKTDLRSGSNVEATFDMMDQYSMLKLGHTKPYVISEYGAQTHDYDRQGWTAMRDWLFLKVQNSLMMSFMERPDDITIAIPFTIVKAEWGYNHEKGYPYSARLMRKTNEPESYTGTWIYTDRVKFYQLWKNVKGKRIAIKATDFDIQVDAYVDGKKGYIILNSLESIPTQINLNFFDSYSTQISAIVKKHLTLSGVAPILEQENISPSTTNVVLGAESTMILEYTFENEITIDETSDEVKYFADDYLKPINASKASFFHINNVEKTGVFGEAVLRISIGREHGKQLIPTLKVNDKIIKVPEDWRGYDQADKGQFFGTLEIPVPYDLIKTNNEIFVEFPDFGGHISSTVMQVFNFSDDFSTLGVMESPIDRIKINLFPNPANKSFQVKLPTQYLGASFIMYNTSGVKLSQQVISKENTLI is encoded by the coding sequence ATGGGGAATTTAAATATTAAATTGGGCACAAACATAAAATTAGCAAAAACAAAATTATTATTTTTTTTATTCTTCATCGGCATTTCTAATTATGCTCAAGAAGTATCCGTTGATATCCATTTAAATGTGCTACATACTATCGGAACAAATAGCACTTTTGAGCGTTCAAAATTTATTACCATTCATGCAAATCAATTGGAGAAAGATTGGGACGGAGATAATTTCACTCCCGATCTAAGAAACGACTTTTTAAATGGGTATGACGTTTATTTAGGTCGAGATACTGGTGGAATTACTTGGATACTCAACAATGTTGAAGAAGATCCAACCAGACTAGGTTTTGCTGACCCCACCGATATAGCTTCTAGAGGCGAAAACTCGAGAAACTCCTTTGCTTCTCAATCCAAACTCCACTCCTATGAAAACAGGAAAAATCTTGTAATTGCTGCCCAATTACATCCTTTTTGGACTGGTGAAAGTCAAAAAGCGACCACAAAAGGTTGGAAAATTGCTAGTCCCACAGCTACTGGTGAATATATGGGGCGCTATTTTAATGAATTTCATGGTCAAAATGGACAAAAGCAACCAGCATGGGTAGAGGTTATTAATGAACCTGCTTACGAAGCATTAGGTGGAAAGAAAGATTACACCCATTCTTTACAAGAAATTGCTGATTTCCATGTGGAAGTAGCAGATGCTATAAGAGCTCAAAATTCAAACTTAAAAATAGGAGGATATACCGCCGCTTTTCCTGATTTTGAAACTGGTGATTTTCAAAGATGGATGAATAGAGATAAATTATTTGTAGATGTTGCTGGTGAAAAAATGGATTTTTGGTCATGGCATTTGTATGATTTTCCTGCTATTGGGGGTAAAACTGATTTGCGCTCAGGCAGCAATGTAGAGGCAACTTTTGATATGATGGATCAATACAGTATGCTAAAATTAGGACACACCAAACCCTATGTTATTTCAGAATATGGTGCACAAACACATGACTATGACAGACAAGGTTGGACGGCAATGCGTGATTGGTTATTTTTAAAAGTACAAAACTCATTAATGATGTCTTTCATGGAAAGACCAGATGATATTACCATCGCAATTCCCTTTACCATAGTTAAAGCCGAATGGGGATATAATCATGAAAAAGGATACCCATACTCGGCAAGATTAATGCGTAAAACCAACGAACCCGAAAGTTATACTGGCACTTGGATTTACACCGATAGGGTTAAATTTTATCAACTTTGGAAAAACGTAAAAGGAAAAAGAATTGCCATAAAAGCAACCGATTTTGATATACAAGTAGATGCTTATGTTGATGGAAAAAAGGGCTACATTATCTTAAATAGCTTGGAATCTATACCAACGCAAATCAATTTGAACTTTTTTGATTCTTATAGTACCCAAATTAGTGCAATTGTAAAAAAACACTTAACCTTATCAGGAGTTGCTCCTATTTTAGAGCAAGAAAACATATCACCTTCAACTACAAACGTCGTTTTAGGAGCCGAATCAACAATGATTCTAGAATATACTTTTGAGAATGAAATTACCATTGATGAAACTTCTGACGAAGTGAAATACTTTGCAGACGATTATTTAAAACCTATTAATGCTTCAAAAGCTTCTTTTTTCCATATTAATAATGTTGAAAAAACGGGTGTATTTGGTGAAGCTGTTTTAAGAATAAGTATTGGCAGAGAACATGGCAAACAACTTATACCTACTTTAAAAGTTAATGACAAAATTATTAAAGTACCTGAAGACTGGAGAGGATATGACCAAGCAGATAAAGGTCAATTTTTTGGAACACTAGAAATACCTGTACCATATGATTTAATAAAAACTAATAATGAAATATTTGTAGAATTTCCAGATTTCGGCGGTCATATAAGTAGCACTGTTATGCAAGTATTTAATTTTAGTGATGATTTTAGCACATTAGGAGTTATGGAAAGCCCTATCGATAGAATTAAAATTAACCTATTTCCAAATCCAGCAAACAAATCCTTTCAAGTTAAACTACCTACACAATATCTTGGTGCTTCTTTTATTATGTACAATACTAGTGGAGTCAAGTTATCGCAACAGGTTATTTCGAAAGAAAACACGCTAATCTAA